A window of Candidatus Binatia bacterium genomic DNA:
GGGGCACCTGGATCCGCCGGTGCGCGAAGTTGAGGACGCCGCGCATGCCCGCCGCGACCATCCGGTCGGCCACCGCCTGCGCCGCGCGCGCGGGGACCGCGATGACGCCGATCTCGATGGCCAGGCGGGCCGTTTCGGCTTCGAGGTCGTCGATGTGCCGGACGATCAGATCGCGCCAGTCCTGCCCGACGCGATCGGCGCTCACGTCGAACACGCCGACGAAGTCGAAGCCCTGCCGGCGGAATTCCTTGTAGGAGAAGAGCGCCGAGCCCATGTTCCCCGCCCCGACCAGGGCCACCCGCCAGCGGCGGTTCAGCCCGAGGATCAGGCGGATCTCCTTCTTCAGGCGCGCGACGCCGTAGCCCAGGCCGCGCTTTCCGAAGTTGCCGAAGTAGGAGAGGTCCTTACGGACCTGGGCCGAAGTGACGCCGCTTTCGCGGGCGAGCCCCTGGGAGGAGACGGTGCGCTGCCCTTCGATCTCCAGCCCTTCGAGGACGCGGTAATACGCCGAAAGACGCCGGACGGTCGACGTCGGAATGCGTGGATCCAGCCTACGCCTCCTCGCCCTCGGCCGACTCTTCCACCTTGGCGACGTCGATGAGCTGGTCGCCCGGCTCCAGGTTGATGAGCCGTACCCCCTGGGTGTTCCGTCCGATCTCCGAGATGCCCGCCACCTGCGTGCGGATGACCATCCCGCCGCGCGTGATCAGCATGACCTCGTCGTCGGGCAGCACCTCGAGCGCCGCCACCACGCGACCGTTCCGGTCGTTGGCCTGGATCGAGATGATCCCCTTGCCCCCGCGGCCGGTGATGCGGTACTCGCTGATCGGCGACCGCTTGCCGTAGCCGTTCTCGGTGGCGACCAGGAGCGAGGCCTCGCGGCGCACCGCGATGACGCCCACCACCGCGTCGTCCCCCTCGATCGTCACGCCGCGCACGCCGCGGGCTGTGCGCCCCATGGGACGCACGTCGGTCTCCTGGAAGCGGATCGCCTTGCCGTCCCGCTTGGAGAGGATGATCTCCTGCGTCCCGTCGGTGAGCACCGCGTCGATCAGCTTGTCCTCGCCGTCCACCCCGATCGCGACGATGCCGCCGCGGCGGGGGTTGGAGTAGGCGGAGAGCGGTGTCTTCTTCACGATGCCGCGCGCGGTGGTCATGAGAATGAAGTGCTTGTCGTCGAACTGCTTCACCGGAAGCACCGCCGCCACGCGCTCCTGCTGCGTCATCTCGACCAGGTTCACGACGGCCTTCCCCTTGGCGGTGCGGCCGGCCTGCGGAATCTCGTGCACCTTGAGCCAGTAGACGCGCCCCTTGTCGGTGAAGACCAGGATGTAGCTGTGGGTCGAGGCGATGAAGAGGTGCTGGATGAAGTCCTCTTCCTTGGTGCCCGCGCCGGTCACGCCGCGTCCCCCGCGCCGCTGGCTCCGATAGGTCGTCACCGGCAGCCGCTTGATGTAGCCGGCGTGGCTGATCGTGATGACCATGTCCTCCTCGGCGATCAGGTCCTCGACCTCGAACTCGCCGGAAGCCGACTCGATCCGGGTGCGCCGGTCGTCGCCGAAGCGCTCGCGGATGCCGCCCAGGTCCTCCTTGATGATGCCGAGCACCAGCGCGGGGCTCTCGAGGATGGCGCGCAGGCGGTCGATCAGCTGGATCACCTCGAGGTACTCGTCCTCGATCTTCTTCCGCTCCAGCCCGGTCAGCCGCGAGAGGCGCATCTCGAGGATGGCGTTCGCCTGGATCTCCGACAGCCCGAACGTGCTCATCAGCCCCTGGCGCGCCGCCTCGACGTTGGCCGAGGCCTTGATCAGGGCCACGATCTCGTCGATGTGGTCGAGGGCGATCTTGAAGCCCTCGAGGATGTGCGCCCGCTTCTCCGCCTCGTTCAGGTCGTAGCGCGTGCGCCGCACCACGACTTCCTGCCGGTGCGCCACGTAGTGCTGGATCATCTCCTTGAGCGTCATCGTCTGCGGCCGGTTCCCGACCAGCGCGAGCATGTTGGCGCCGAAGGTGGTCTGCATCTGCGTGTGCTTGAAGAGCTGGTTCAGGATGACGCGCGGCTGCGCGTCGCGCTTCAGCTCGATCACGATCCGCATCCCCTCGCGATCCGACTCGTCGCGCAGGTCGGAGATGCCGTCCAGCGTCCCGTCCTTGACCAGGTCGGCGATCTTTTCCAGGAGCGCCGCCTTGCTCACCATGTAGGGGATCTCGGTGACGATGATCGCCTCGCGGTCCTTCTTGTACTCCTCGATCGTCGCGTTCGAGCGGACCGTGATGTGCCCGCGCCCCGTCGTGTAGCAGTCGAGGATCCCCTGCCGGCCGTAGATGATGCCGGCCGTCGGGAAATCGGGGCCCTGCACGATGCGGAGGAGGTCCTCGATCGGGCAGTCGGGGTTGTCGATCACGTGGATCGTGGCGTCCACGATCTCGCGCAGGTTGTGCGGCGGCACGTTGGTCGCCATGCCGACCGCGATCCCCGAGGAGCCGTTCACGAGCAGGTTCGGGACGGCCGACGGAAGGACGACGGGCTCCTCGCGGGACTCGTCGTAGTTCGGCCGCATGTCCACCGTGTCCCTCTCGATATCGCGGAGCATCTCCTCCGCGAACTCGGTCAGGCGCGCCTCGGTGTACCGCTCGGCCGCGGGGGCGTCGCCGTCCACCGAGCCGAAGTTGCCCTGGCCGTCCACCAGCGGATAGCGCATGGAGAACGACTGCGCCAGGCGGACCATCGTCTCGTAGACGGCCGCGGTGCCGTGCGGATGGTAGTTGCCGGTCACGTCGCCGGTGATCTTGGCGGACTTCCGGAAGGGGCGGTCGTGGAGGAGGTTCAGCTCGCGCATCGCCACCAGGATCCGGCGATGCACGGGCTTCAGCCCGTCGCGCACGTCGGGCAGCGCGCGGGACACGATGACCGACATCGAGTAGTCGATATAGGAATTCCGCATCTCGTCTTCGACGTAGATCGGAACGACTCTCTCGCGCGTGACCATGCGTTACGGTTCTCCCTGCTCGGGGATCGGCAAGCGGATCAGATGTCCAGGTTCTTCACGCTGTCCGCGTATTCTTCGATGAACTTGCGCCGGGGCTCGACCTGGTCGCCCATCAAGATCGTGAAAATCTGGTCGGCTTCCACCAGGTCGTCGAGCGTCACCTTGGAGACGCTCCGGAACTCGGGATCCATCGTCGTCGACCAGAGCTGGTCGGGGTTCATCTCGCCGAGGCCCTTGTAGCGCTGCAGGTGGATTCCCTTCCGGCCGATCTCCTCCAGCGCCTTCTCGCGCTCCGCGTCGTTGTAGGCGTAGCGCACGTCCTTCCCCTTCGCGATCCGGTAGAGCGGCGGCATGGCGATGTAGACGTAGCCGCGCTCGATCAGGGGGCGCATGTGGCGGAAGAAGAAGGTGAGGAGCAGCGTCCGGATGTGGGCGCCGTCCACGTCGGCGTCGGTCATGATGATGATCTTGTGATAGCGCGCCTTGTCGGCGTCGAATTCGTCGTCGATCCCCGTGCCGAGCGCGGTGATGATGGTCCGGATCTCCTCGTTGGAGAGCATCTTGTCCAGCGAGGCCTTCTCCACGTTCAGGATCTTCCCCTTCAGCGGCAGGATCGCCTGGTACTTGCGGTCGCGGCCCATCTTGGCCGACCCGCCGGCCGAGTCTCCCTCGACCAGGTAGATCTCGCACTCGGCGGGATTGGTGGACTGGCAGTCGGCGAGCTTCCCGGGCAGCGAGCCGCCGTCCAGGATGCTCTTCCGCCGCGCGAGATCGCGGGCCTTGCGCGCCGCCTCGCGGGCGCGGGCGGTCTGGATGCACTTCTCGACGATCTTCCGCGCGACGCCGGGATTCTCCTCGAAGTAGTTCCGGAGCCCCTCGCCGACGACCGACTGCACCACGCCCTTGGCTTCGGTCGTGCCGAGCTTGGCCTTGGTCTGCCCCTCGAACTGGGGATCGTGGAGCTTCACGCTCACGACGGCCGTCAGCCCCTCGCGCACGTCGTCGCCGCCGAGGTTGATGTCCTTGAGCCCCTTGGTGAGCCCTTCGCGCTCGGCGTAGCTGTTGATGGTGCTGGTGAGCGCGGCGCGGAACCCGATCAGGTGCGTGCCGCCCTCGACGGTGTTGATGTTGTTCACGAAGCTGAACACGTTCTCGACGTAGCCGTCGTTGTACTGGATCGCGATCTCGACCGCCATCCGGTCGCGCTCGCGCTGGTGGTAGATCGGCTCGGGATGCAGCACCGTCTTGTTCGTGTTCAGGTACTTCACGAACGACGCGATCCCCCCCTCGTACTGGAAGTCGTGCTTCTTCCCGGTCCGCTCGTCGGTGAACTGGATGCGGATCCCCTTGTTCAGGAAGGCGAGCTCGCGCAGGCGCTGGGAGAGGGTGTCGAAGTTGTAGTCCAGCGTCTCGAAGATGTTCGCGTCGGGACGCCAGGTGACCGTGGTTCCGGTCTCCTCGGCGGGGCCCAGCTCGGCGAGCTCGGTCTTCACGATCCCGTGCTCGTAGCGCTGGTGGTAGCGCTTGCCGTCGCGGCGCACCTCGACCTCGAGCCAGTCGGAGAGGGCGTTCACGACCGAGACGCCGACGCCGTGCAGCCCGCCCGAGACCTTGTAGCTCGATTCGTCGAACTTGCCGCCGGCGTGCAGCGTGGTCATGACGACCTCGAGCGCGGGGCGCCCCTGCGCCGGATGGACGTCCACCGGGATGCCGCGCCCGTCGTCCACCACCGTCACGCTGGAGTCGGGATGGATCGTGACCTGGACGTTGGCGCAGAAGCCGGCCAGCGCCTCGTCCACGGAGTTGTCGACGACTTCGTAGACCAGGTGGTGCAGCCCGGTCTGGCCGGTCGAGCCGATGTACATGGCCGGACGCTTGCGGACCCCCTCCAGTCCCTTGAGGACCTGGATGTTCCGCGCGTCGTAGGAATGGCCGTCGCCGTCGGGCGGGGCCGCGGACTTCGTCGTATTCGAGGGATCGGGGGGCTGGGCCAAGCTCAACGCCTCCTCACTCTTCGGATTCAATTCGTTCCTCCTTGAAACGCATCGGGACCAGCCGGATGGACTTGAGCCGGGCCGAGTCGGGGAGGCGCCGGTTCAGCGCTTCCAGGACTCCCTGGCGGAGCACCGCGAGGTGCCCCATCCAAACGGCTCCCTGCACTTCCACGAGAAGCTCGCCATCGCGGACCCCCACGGGGCGCGTGCGCCGCGCGACCTCGGGACCGACCACCGCCGTCCATTCGTCGGTCGCCTGCGCGCCCTGGAAGCGGCTCTCCATGCGGATCCCGGCGAGCACGTCGTCCAGGACTCCGCCGACCGCCGCCATCTCCGAGGCGCCGCGGCGCGGCGGGCGCTCGGGCTTCATGCCACACCCGCGCAGGCCGCGAGCGTCTCGATCGGCAGCGACGCGACGCGCTCGGGAGCGACCGTCAGCGCGCGGCAGGCGGTGACGATCATCTGGCTGGATTCCGGGATGAGCGAGAGGATCGGACCGATCCACCGCGCATCCAGCTCGGATTCGGGGT
This region includes:
- a CDS encoding redox-sensing transcriptional repressor Rex, producing the protein MDPRIPTSTVRRLSAYYRVLEGLEIEGQRTVSSQGLARESGVTSAQVRKDLSYFGNFGKRGLGYGVARLKKEIRLILGLNRRWRVALVGAGNMGSALFSYKEFRRQGFDFVGVFDVSADRVGQDWRDLIVRHIDDLEAETARLAIEIGVIAVPARAAQAVADRMVAAGMRGVLNFAHRRIQVPPSVALRTVNLSIELESLAFEIKALNVKGTRTRRRRVAAG
- the gyrA gene encoding DNA gyrase subunit A, yielding MVTRERVVPIYVEDEMRNSYIDYSMSVIVSRALPDVRDGLKPVHRRILVAMRELNLLHDRPFRKSAKITGDVTGNYHPHGTAAVYETMVRLAQSFSMRYPLVDGQGNFGSVDGDAPAAERYTEARLTEFAEEMLRDIERDTVDMRPNYDESREEPVVLPSAVPNLLVNGSSGIAVGMATNVPPHNLREIVDATIHVIDNPDCPIEDLLRIVQGPDFPTAGIIYGRQGILDCYTTGRGHITVRSNATIEEYKKDREAIIVTEIPYMVSKAALLEKIADLVKDGTLDGISDLRDESDREGMRIVIELKRDAQPRVILNQLFKHTQMQTTFGANMLALVGNRPQTMTLKEMIQHYVAHRQEVVVRRTRYDLNEAEKRAHILEGFKIALDHIDEIVALIKASANVEAARQGLMSTFGLSEIQANAILEMRLSRLTGLERKKIEDEYLEVIQLIDRLRAILESPALVLGIIKEDLGGIRERFGDDRRTRIESASGEFEVEDLIAEEDMVITISHAGYIKRLPVTTYRSQRRGGRGVTGAGTKEEDFIQHLFIASTHSYILVFTDKGRVYWLKVHEIPQAGRTAKGKAVVNLVEMTQQERVAAVLPVKQFDDKHFILMTTARGIVKKTPLSAYSNPRRGGIVAIGVDGEDKLIDAVLTDGTQEIILSKRDGKAIRFQETDVRPMGRTARGVRGVTIEGDDAVVGVIAVRREASLLVATENGYGKRSPISEYRITGRGGKGIISIQANDRNGRVVAALEVLPDDEVMLITRGGMVIRTQVAGISEIGRNTQGVRLINLEPGDQLIDVAKVEESAEGEEA
- the gyrB gene encoding DNA topoisomerase (ATP-hydrolyzing) subunit B; protein product: MAQPPDPSNTTKSAAPPDGDGHSYDARNIQVLKGLEGVRKRPAMYIGSTGQTGLHHLVYEVVDNSVDEALAGFCANVQVTIHPDSSVTVVDDGRGIPVDVHPAQGRPALEVVMTTLHAGGKFDESSYKVSGGLHGVGVSVVNALSDWLEVEVRRDGKRYHQRYEHGIVKTELAELGPAEETGTTVTWRPDANIFETLDYNFDTLSQRLRELAFLNKGIRIQFTDERTGKKHDFQYEGGIASFVKYLNTNKTVLHPEPIYHQRERDRMAVEIAIQYNDGYVENVFSFVNNINTVEGGTHLIGFRAALTSTINSYAEREGLTKGLKDINLGGDDVREGLTAVVSVKLHDPQFEGQTKAKLGTTEAKGVVQSVVGEGLRNYFEENPGVARKIVEKCIQTARAREAARKARDLARRKSILDGGSLPGKLADCQSTNPAECEIYLVEGDSAGGSAKMGRDRKYQAILPLKGKILNVEKASLDKMLSNEEIRTIITALGTGIDDEFDADKARYHKIIIMTDADVDGAHIRTLLLTFFFRHMRPLIERGYVYIAMPPLYRIAKGKDVRYAYNDAEREKALEEIGRKGIHLQRYKGLGEMNPDQLWSTTMDPEFRSVSKVTLDDLVEADQIFTILMGDQVEPRRKFIEEYADSVKNLDI
- a CDS encoding DUF721 domain-containing protein, which gives rise to MKPERPPRRGASEMAAVGGVLDDVLAGIRMESRFQGAQATDEWTAVVGPEVARRTRPVGVRDGELLVEVQGAVWMGHLAVLRQGVLEALNRRLPDSARLKSIRLVPMRFKEERIESEE